The proteins below are encoded in one region of Myxococcales bacterium:
- a CDS encoding methylglyoxal synthase, whose protein sequence is MQFQKTSTSKTLALIAHDNKKADMVAFAMEHANTLKKYQLVGTGTTGKLLQEKCDLDVTLFLSGPVGGDAQIAAMVAEGKIKAVFFFIDPLGKHPHDPDIQGLMRICNVHDVPLATNAATAKYIISNHAL, encoded by the coding sequence ATGCAATTCCAAAAAACCTCCACATCCAAAACATTGGCGCTCATTGCGCATGACAACAAAAAAGCCGACATGGTTGCATTTGCCATGGAGCACGCAAACACTTTGAAGAAGTATCAGTTGGTTGGAACAGGAACCACCGGAAAGCTACTCCAAGAGAAATGTGATCTTGATGTCACTTTGTTTTTATCTGGCCCAGTTGGGGGCGATGCGCAGATAGCTGCGATGGTTGCTGAGGGTAAGATTAAAGCCGTGTTTTTCTTCATTGATCCGCTAGGAAAACATCCTCATGATCCAGACATTCAAGGCTTGATGCGCATCTGCAACGTTCACGACGTTCCTCTCGCCACAAATGCAGCAACTGCCAAGTACATTATCTCGAATCATGCCCTTTGA
- a CDS encoding HAD-IA family hydrolase, translating to MCEVSYRAVLFDLDGTLLYSIPKIIESFLHTLDTFLPDHALDEAAITARLGRPLMQQMLEISGNPDTALLMTQHYRTHNQKLIPEMQLYGGTLDALAQIRSRVKHCGIVTSKHCDSAMMSIKQHGLSQHLDTMVFAEDTTKHKPHPAPLHLACKRLGVAPEQTVYVGDAVFDLQSAKRGGLASAAALWGPNPRATLLAESPTHPLETLTDLCAFL from the coding sequence ATGTGCGAAGTGAGTTACCGTGCGGTGCTTTTCGATCTTGACGGAACACTGCTTTATTCCATACCGAAGATCATCGAATCCTTTCTCCACACGCTTGATACTTTTTTACCGGATCATGCACTCGATGAAGCTGCAATCACGGCACGTTTGGGACGTCCACTCATGCAACAAATGCTGGAGATTTCTGGGAATCCGGACACTGCCCTTTTGATGACACAACACTATCGCACGCACAATCAAAAACTCATTCCTGAAATGCAGCTCTACGGGGGCACTCTCGATGCACTCGCTCAGATTCGCTCACGCGTCAAGCACTGCGGGATCGTAACATCCAAGCATTGTGATTCAGCCATGATGTCGATCAAACAACATGGCCTATCGCAACACCTGGATACCATGGTCTTTGCTGAAGACACCACAAAGCACAAGCCTCACCCTGCACCGCTGCATTTGGCCTGCAAACGTCTTGGCGTAGCGCCAGAACAAACGGTATATGTAGGCGATGCCGTATTCGATCTACAAAGCGCGAAGCGCGGTGGCCTAGCAAGTGCCGCCGCACTCTGGGGACCGAATCCTCGAGCAACATTGCTCGCAGAATCGCCAACGCATCCACTTGAAACACTCACCGATCTTTGCGCATTCCTCTAG